A genome region from Carassius gibelio isolate Cgi1373 ecotype wild population from Czech Republic chromosome A23, carGib1.2-hapl.c, whole genome shotgun sequence includes the following:
- the LOC127944306 gene encoding CXXC-type zinc finger protein 4-like isoform X2 — translation MANMSSSVCMETPHTHGHAHGHTHNYNPTPGRDFPLQIDSCMNPVLDYSAQMERYRSFATFYKNSTAAAAAAAATPFPQTAKIARIATPLFPSARLSAMPPWPCDNAMLWGRKPTAVNVNGPHTHRTGMSRAEQVNVHMSAKHIPQDSALQMGADNFLSPLAAEQCRGLPVTGAECMNRLKCPSSVPPSGAGETDRGGTFGGMPPLGGLSLPPGVIVMTTLHSGAGSSGVTMSDSAFQIANVAADCQHSGSSCSGSPAALNGNVNGSCSSNGSGAAKRKRKRCGVCAPCRRLINCGVCSSCRNRKTGHQICKFRKCEELKKKPGSTMERAPSAGAADTFRWFF, via the exons ATGGCGAACATGAGCAGTAGTGTGTGCATGGAAACCCCACACACTCATGGCCACGCCCACGGCCACACCCACAACTACAACCCCACCCCTGGGCGGGACTTTCCTCTGCAGATTGACTCGTGCATGAACCCCGTGTTGGACTACAGCGCGCAGATGGAGCGCTACCGCTCATTCGCCACCTTCTATAAGAACAGCACAGCTGCCGCGGCCGCAGCTGCCGCTACCCCATTTCCCCAGACTGCCAAAATCGCCCGAATTGCCACACCCCTCTTCCCCTCGGCACGCCTATCGGCAATGCCGCCCTGGCCCTGCGACAACGCAATGCTATGGGGGCGAAAGCCCACCGCGGTTAATGTAAACGGACCTCACACACATCGGACTGGTATGTCGAGGGCGGAGCAGGTGAATGTGCATATGTCCGCCAAACACATTCCACAAGACTCCGCCCTCCAGATGGGCGCTGACAACTTCCTGTCGCCGCTAGCCGCGGAGCAATGCCGCGGTCTCCCCGTAACGGGCGCCGAGTGCATGAACCGACTGAAGTGCCCGTCATCTGTGCCGCCTAGCGGAGCCGGAGAGACGGACCGTGGCGGGACATTCGGAGGGATGCCCCCATTGGGGGGTCTGTCGCTGCCACCGGGGGTCATTGTCATGACGACGCTTCACTCTGGTGCAGGGTCGTCAGGGGTCACGATGTCAGACAGTGCGTTTCAGATTGCCAACGTGGCGGCGGACTGCCAGCACAGCGGCTCGTCCTGCTCCGGTTCGCCCGCCGCTCTTAACGGAAACGTCAACGGCAGCTGCAGCAGCAACGGTAGCGGAGCGGCTAAGCGCAAGCGTAAGCGCTGCGGCGTGTGCGCCCCCTGCAGGAGGCTCATTAACTGCGGCGTGTGCAGCTCCTGTCGAAACAGAAAGACGGGTCATCAGATCTGCAAGTTCAGAAAGTGTGAAGAACTGAAGAAGAAACCCGGCAGCACGATGGAG AGAGCACCGTCAGCCGGAGCCGCAGACACCTTCCGCTGGTTCTTCTGA
- the LOC127944306 gene encoding uncharacterized protein LOC127944306 isoform X1: MANMSSSVCMETPHTHGHAHGHTHNYNPTPGRDFPLQIDSCMNPVLDYSAQMERYRSFATFYKNSTAAAAAAAATPFPQTAKIARIATPLFPSARLSAMPPWPCDNAMLWGRKPTAVNVNGPHTHRTGMSRAEQVNVHMSAKHIPQDSALQMGADNFLSPLAAEQCRGLPVTGAECMNRLKCPSSVPPSGAGETDRGGTFGGMPPLGGLSLPPGVIVMTTLHSGAGSSGVTMSDSAFQIANVAADCQHSGSSCSGSPAALNGNVNGSCSSNGSGAAKRKRKRCGVCAPCRRLINCGVCSSCRNRKTGHQICKFRKCEELKKKPGSTMEVGFSHALTHMQGALLKWAV, encoded by the coding sequence ATGGCGAACATGAGCAGTAGTGTGTGCATGGAAACCCCACACACTCATGGCCACGCCCACGGCCACACCCACAACTACAACCCCACCCCTGGGCGGGACTTTCCTCTGCAGATTGACTCGTGCATGAACCCCGTGTTGGACTACAGCGCGCAGATGGAGCGCTACCGCTCATTCGCCACCTTCTATAAGAACAGCACAGCTGCCGCGGCCGCAGCTGCCGCTACCCCATTTCCCCAGACTGCCAAAATCGCCCGAATTGCCACACCCCTCTTCCCCTCGGCACGCCTATCGGCAATGCCGCCCTGGCCCTGCGACAACGCAATGCTATGGGGGCGAAAGCCCACCGCGGTTAATGTAAACGGACCTCACACACATCGGACTGGTATGTCGAGGGCGGAGCAGGTGAATGTGCATATGTCCGCCAAACACATTCCACAAGACTCCGCCCTCCAGATGGGCGCTGACAACTTCCTGTCGCCGCTAGCCGCGGAGCAATGCCGCGGTCTCCCCGTAACGGGCGCCGAGTGCATGAACCGACTGAAGTGCCCGTCATCTGTGCCGCCTAGCGGAGCCGGAGAGACGGACCGTGGCGGGACATTCGGAGGGATGCCCCCATTGGGGGGTCTGTCGCTGCCACCGGGGGTCATTGTCATGACGACGCTTCACTCTGGTGCAGGGTCGTCAGGGGTCACGATGTCAGACAGTGCGTTTCAGATTGCCAACGTGGCGGCGGACTGCCAGCACAGCGGCTCGTCCTGCTCCGGTTCGCCCGCCGCTCTTAACGGAAACGTCAACGGCAGCTGCAGCAGCAACGGTAGCGGAGCGGCTAAGCGCAAGCGTAAGCGCTGCGGCGTGTGCGCCCCCTGCAGGAGGCTCATTAACTGCGGCGTGTGCAGCTCCTGTCGAAACAGAAAGACGGGTCATCAGATCTGCAAGTTCAGAAAGTGTGAAGAACTGAAGAAGAAACCCGGCAGCACGATGGAGGTGGGATtctcacacgcactcacacatatGCAGGGAGCTCTGCTGAAGTGGGCTGTTTGA